One window from the genome of Oryctolagus cuniculus chromosome 1, mOryCun1.1, whole genome shotgun sequence encodes:
- the LOC100340813 gene encoding olfactory receptor 5L2-like, which produces MDEKNCTAVTEFILLGLSDVPELRLFLFLVFLLIYGVTVLANLGMTALIQISSQLHTPMYFFLTQLSFVDFCYSSIIVPKMLANILTKDKTISFLGCMVQFYLFCTFAVTEVFLLAVMAYDRFVAICNPLLYMIAMPQKLCVELVCGCYLCGTICSLIHLCLALEIPSYRSNVINHFFCDLPPLLSLACSNVSMNEVLLFTVVTFNEIITIVIIFTSYLFILITILRMRTAEGRRKAFSTCASHFTVITIFHGTILFIYCQPSSGNSLDIDKVTTVFYTIVIPMLNPLIYSLRNKDVKDALRKVVGSQIFS; this is translated from the coding sequence ATGGATGAGAAGAATTGCACTGCTGTGACAGAGTTCATTCTCTTGGGGTTGTCAGATGTGCCTGAGCTGAGACTGTTTCTCTTCCTGGTGTTCCTTCTCATCTATGGAGTCACGGTTTTGGCCAACCTGGGCATGACTGCACTGATTCAGATCAGCTCTCAGCTTCACACTCCCATGTACTTTTTCCTCACTCAGTTATCCTTTGTGGATTTCTGCTACTCCTCCATCATTGTGCCGAAGATGCTGGCTAATATCTTAACCAAGGACAAAACCATCTCTTTCCTGGGGTGCATGGtacaattctatttattttgtacttttgcaGTCACTGAGGTCTTCCTGCTGGCggtgatggcctatgaccgcttCGTGGCCATCTGTAACCCCTTGCTGTACATGATTGCCATGCCTCAGAAGCTCTGTGTGGAGCTGGTGTGTGGTTGCTATCTCTGTGGAACCATTTGTTCTCTGATTCACTTGTGTTTGGCTCTTGAGATCCCATCCTATAGATCAAATGTGATTAATCACTTCTTCTGCGATCTACCCCCTCTCTTAAGTCTTGCTTGCTCTAATGTCAGTATGAATGAGGTACTGTTGTTCACAGTGGTCACTTTCAATGAGATCATTACTATTGTGATCATCTTCACCTCCTACTTGTTCATTCTCATCACCATCCTGAGGATGCGCACTGCAGAGGGAAGACGCAAAGCCTTTTCCACCTGTGCTTCCCACTTCACAGTCATCACCATCTTCCACGGAACAATCCTTTTCATTTATTGTCAGCCTAGTTCTGGCAATAGCCTGGATATTGACAAAGTGACCACTGTGTTCTACACTATAGTGATTCCCATGCTGAACCCTCTGATCTATAGCTTGAGGAACAAAGATGTTAAAGATGCTCTCAGAAAAGTGGTGGGCTCCCAAATATTTTCTTAG
- the LOC100340556 gene encoding olfactory receptor 5L1-like, which produces MVEENCTAVTEFILLGLSDAPELRVFLFLVFLLIYGVTVLANLGMTALIQASSQLHTPMYFFLSHLSFVDFCYSSTIVPKMLTDILNKDKTISFLGCMVQFYLFCTCVVTEVFLLAVMAYDRFVAICSPLLYMVIMCQKLCVELVSGCYLCASVCSLIHLCLVFKIPSYRSNVINHFFCDLPPLLSLACDDVTMNEMLLFIVATFNESITIVVILTSYLFILITILRMRSAEGRRKAFSTCASHLTAIVVFHGTILSIYCRPSSSNNDDIGKVSTVFYTVVIPMLNPLIYSLRNKEVKEAFRKLMGSRIFL; this is translated from the coding sequence ATGGTTGAGGAAAACTGCACCGCTGTGACAGAGTTCATTCTCTTGGGATTATCAGATGCTCCTGAGTTGAGAGTCTTTCTCTTCCTGGTGTTTCTTCTCATCTATGGAGTCACGGTTTTGGCCAACCTGGGCATGACTGCACTGATCCaagccagctctcagcttcacACTCCCATGTACTTTTTTCTCAGCCATTTATCCTTCGTGGATTTCTGTTACTCCTCTACCATTGTGCCGAAGATGCTGACAGATATCTTAAACAAGGACAAAACCATCTCCTTCTTGGGATGCATGGTGCAGTTCTACTTGTTTTGCACATGTGTGGTCACTGAGGTCTTCCTGCTGGCggtgatggcctatgaccgctttgtggccatctgtagCCCCCTGCTGTACATGGTCATCATGTGTCAGAAGCTCTGTGTGGAGCTGGTTTCTGGCTGCTACCTCTGTGCATCAGTGTGTTCTCTGATCCATTTGTGCTTAGTTTTTAAGATCCCATCCTATAGGTCAAATGTGATTAATCACTTCTTCTGCGATCTACCCCCTCTCTTAAGTCTTGCTTGTGATGATGTCACTATGAATGAGATGCTTTTGTTCATTGTGGCCACATTCAATGAGTCTATTACTATTGTGGTCATCCTCACCTCCTATTTGTTCATCCTCATCACCATCCTGAGGATGCGCTCTGCAGAAGGAAGACGCAAAGCCTtttccacctgtgcctcccacctcACAGCTATTGTTGTTTTCCATGGTACAATCCTCTCCATTTATTGCCGGCCCAGTTCAAGCAACAATGATGATATTGGCAAAGTGTCTACTGTGTTCTACACAGTAGTGATTCCCATGCTGAACCCCTtgatctacagcctgaggaacaaggAGGTGAAGGAAGCTTTCAGGAAACTGATGGGCTCCAGAATATTTCTCTAG